In the Phormidium ambiguum IAM M-71 genome, one interval contains:
- a CDS encoding XisH family protein: protein MPAKDIYHQAVKNALIKDGWTITADPYKIQYEDAELYADLAAEKPIAAERNGRKIIVEIKSFISPSPMRDFENALGQYILYRNLLKLNNQDYEIYLAVRDSIFDTFFQRKSIQAVVKLNEIALLVFNNEREEIIQWIN, encoded by the coding sequence ATGCCAGCCAAAGACATTTACCACCAAGCCGTAAAAAATGCCTTAATTAAAGATGGTTGGACAATTACAGCCGATCCTTATAAAATTCAATATGAAGATGCTGAACTATATGCAGATTTAGCTGCTGAAAAACCTATAGCAGCAGAACGAAATGGACGCAAAATAATTGTCGAAATCAAAAGTTTTATTAGTCCTTCACCGATGAGAGATTTTGAAAATGCTTTAGGGCAATATATTTTATATCGGAATTTACTAAAGTTAAACAATCAGGATTATGAAATTTATCTAGCAGTAAGAGACAGTATATTTGATACGTTTTTTCAAAGAAAGTCTATCCAAGCAGTTGTTAAACTTAATGAAATTGCTTTGCTTGTTTTCAATAATGAAAGAGAGGAGATTATCCAATGGATAAACTAA
- a CDS encoding XisI protein, whose product MDKLTHYRNLIKQVLTEYDNLSHQSSTQNSETCLVFDENYDHYLWLTVDWQGSKRLKYTHVHIRIKNDKIYIEEDFTEEGIATELMRLGISPSEIVLAFQPPDVRKFTEFATA is encoded by the coding sequence ATGGATAAACTAACCCACTATCGCAATTTAATCAAACAAGTTCTCACGGAATACGATAATTTATCTCATCAATCGTCTACTCAAAATTCCGAAACTTGCTTAGTATTTGATGAAAACTACGATCATTATTTGTGGTTAACAGTTGATTGGCAAGGAAGTAAACGGCTGAAATATACTCACGTTCATATTAGAATTAAAAACGACAAAATTTATATAGAAGAAGATTTCACAGAGGAAGGAATAGCAACTGAATTAATGCGTTTGGGTATTTCTCCTAGTGAAATTGTTTTGGCTTTTCAACCGCCAGATGTGCGAAAGTTTACAGAGTTTGCTACTGCTTAA
- a CDS encoding type II toxin-antitoxin system HicB family antitoxin, translated as MKLPYTIVIQWSDEDGCYLVHLPEFPTQKFHTHGETYQEALSNAQEVLELLVEEYQQDGKPLPQPKPLVISQVA; from the coding sequence ATGAAATTACCTTATACTATTGTCATTCAATGGAGTGATGAAGATGGATGTTATTTAGTCCATTTACCTGAATTTCCTACTCAAAAATTTCATACTCATGGGGAAACCTATCAAGAAGCATTAAGCAATGCTCAAGAAGTTTTAGAATTACTCGTTGAAGAATATCAACAAGATGGTAAACCTTTACCTCAACCTAAACCTTTAGTTATTTCTCAAGTTGCTTAG